The Hymenobacter sp. DG25A nucleotide sequence TGGCCCATGAAGTGCGCGAGGGCCGCTTCCGCGAGGATCTGTTCTACCGCATCAACCTGATAACCGTGCGCCTGCCCGCCCTGCGCGAGCGGCCCACCGATATTCCGCTGTTGGTGCAGCACTTCGTGGATAATCTGCGGGCTACCTACAACCGCCCGGCCCTGAAAGTGAATACCCGCGCCATGCACTGGCTGCGCGAGCAGCCGCTGCCGGGCAACATCCGGGAGCTGAAAAACCTGGTGGAGCGCGCCGTGCTGGTGAGCGGCAAGGATGAGTTGGGCCCCGAGGAGTTTCAGGCCCAATTCCAGAAAACGCCCGTGAAGGTGACGGCCGCCCCCGGCGAGCTGCCCGCCGTGGGCTCCATGACCCTGGACGAGCTGGAATCCCAGATGATTCGCAAATCCATGGACCACTACGCGGGCAACGTTTCCAAAGTAGCCAAAGCCCTGGGCCTGAGCCGCGGCGCCCTGTACCGGCGCCTGGAGAAGTACGATATTCCGTTTGATGTGGAAAAAGGCAACGCCGCCCTGGAAGGGTAGCCGCCGCCAAGCGCAATGAACCAGAAACGTGGTTATGCTGAGCTGGCCGCAGCACGTTGGTGGTGTGGTAACTCCCAGAAAGTGGTAGAACTGCTTCGGCCAGCTTAGTATGACCTTTCTTTCGATTCAGCATCCGCTACCTTGCTGTTTCTAATTTTGCTGCATGACGCTGCGCGCTAAGTTTCTGCTCTTTGCCATTATTATTCACGGGGTGCTGGTGGCCTTGGCCTGGCAGGTACTGCGCCAGAATACCGTGCTGTTCATCAGTGCCGAGCTGCTGCTGCTGGTATCGGTGGTACTGACGGTGCATTTGTACCGGGGCTTTGTGCGCCCGTTTCAACTGATTGCGGCTGGCACGGAGGCCATTAAAGCCAAGGACTTCTCCACCAAGTTCATGCCCGTGAATCAGCGGGAGATGGACCAGCTGATTGAAGTTTACAACCACATGATTGACGAGCTGCGCCAGGAGCGCATCACCCAGCACGAGAAAAGCTTCCTGCTGGAGCACCTCATTCAGGCCTCTCCGGCGGGTATTCTCTTGCTGAATTTCGATGGCCGCATTGAGTCCGTGAACCCGGCCGCCGCGCGCATGCTGCAGCTGCCCGCCCCCGCGCTGGTGGGCCAGCTGCCGGCCGCCCTGCCCGGCGACTGGGGCCCGGCCCTGAGCAGCCTGCAGCCCGGCCACCCGCAGGTGGTGCAGCTCTCGGGCGTGCAAACCTACCGCGCGCACACCTCGCACTTCCTGGACCGGGGCTTCACGCGCTACTTTATTCTGCTGGAGGAGCTCACGCAGGACCTCATCCGGCAGGAAAAGCAGGCGTATGAAAAGCTGATCCGGATGATGTCGCACGAGGTGAACAACTCCATCGGGGCCGTAAACTCCATCCTGCAGTCCTTCCACTACTACGCCCCGCAGCTGGCCGACGAAGACCGCGCCGACTTTACGGAGGCGCTGGAAGTTTCCGTGAACCGCAGCACGCACCTAGCTAACTTCATTGCCAACTTTGCCAACCTGGTGCGCCTGCCGCCGCCCACCCTGCGCCCCGTGGATGTGCACGAGCTGCTGAAATCTACCTGCCGTCTGCTGCAGGTACAAAGCGAAAACCGCAACATCCGCTGGCATTGGGAGCTAACGCCGGGGCCGCTGTTTGTGGCGCTGGATGGCCAGCAGCTGGAGCAGGCCCTGCTCAACATCGGTAAAAATGCCCTGGAGGCCATTGGGGAAGATGGCAATATCTGGGTGCGCACCACGGCTTCGCCGCCCACGGTGGTGCTGGAAAACGACGGGCCCGGCATTCCGCCCGAGGTGCAGCGCCGCCTGTTCACGCCCTTCTACAGCACCAAGCGCGACGGGCAGGGCATTGGCCTTACCCTCATCCGCGACATTCTGCTGCAGCACCATTTTCCTTTCAGCCTGAAAACTCAGCCCAATGGCCGCACTGCTTTCAGTATAGAGCTGACGGCCACGGAATAAGCACCCGCGAGGCGGCTAATTTCACTGGCCCGGATAGGCGCAGCGTGCAGGCGGTTGTGTATCTTTAGGTAGTTGCGAAACCTATGAGGCAATCCGTACTAAGCACTTACTTGATGCACCACATCGGGGCACTGCCCTCGCTGGTGCGGGTCGGGCTGGCGGGTGCGCTGGCAGTGGTTACCTTTCTGCTGGTGCAGCATCAGCCGCATCTTACTACGCGCCTGCTGGCCGCCTGGAATGCTTTTGCCTTCACCTGTCTGGTGCTCATCTGGTCGGCGGTATTCACCGCCGAGCCCGACCATATCCGGAAAGTGGCCGTGTCCGAAGACCCGGGCCGCACCGTGCTTTTTATTTTTGTGCTGGTGGGCATTCTGGCCAGTCTGGTAGCTGTGGTAGCGCTGCTGCGCGCCATGCGCAACCTCCCGCCCGAGCTGCTCCAAACCAATGTGGGACTTTCTATTCTGGCCGTAGCATTTGCCTGGCTGTTGCTGCACACGCTCTTCACGCTGCACTACGCCCACCTGTACTATGCCCCCACCGATGTGGAAGAGGAAGGCGGCCTGCAGTTTCCCGGCAACACCCCCGACCCGAACTACCTGGATTTCGCCTACTTCTCCTTTACCATCGGCATGACGGCCCAAACCTCCGACATCGGCGTCAGCAGCCAGCACATCCGGCGGCTGGTTCTGGTGCACGGGCTGCTCTCCTTTATTTTCAACACGGCCCTGGTAGCTATGACCATCAGCGGGCTGGCCAGCACTTTGTAAGGGTTGCGGCGGCCGTGGAAGAGCCGGTGGTCTACAGTGGGTTAATTCTTGATTTTCTGTGATTTACGATAATGGCATAAGCCGGCGGCTTACAGGCGCTGTATAAAAATACGTATTTATCGCAGTACAAAATCAGTAAGAATGCTGAGGGAATCAGCCTCTGTTTTTCCCGAACTATGCAAAAGCAAACATAGGCGGAGTAGCGGGTCTGTCGTAGGGTTCGCTACTCTGCAACCCTACCTGCGGCGACGCTTGAAATGAGATAATACACCCCTGCTTACCATGGGGTACAGGTATATAGATCTATATCTTATAGTTATAGCCAAATTCTATTGTTATGGCTTAATGTGCATAAGGATTAAGAAAGGCTGGCGGTTTCTGCCAGCCTTTCTTCCTTTTACAGGCTGCAAGCCCGCTGTTTTGGCCGCCGGGCTAGGCAATAATGCCATGGCGCACCGCATACTTAATGAGGGCCGCTGTGTTCTTTACCTGCAGCTTATCCAGAATGTTTTGCCGGTGCGAATCGATGGTGCGCTTGCTGGTGTAGAGCTGTTCGGCAATTTCGTTGGTGGTGAGGCCATCCCCCATCAAAATGAGGACTTCCAACTCCCGGGCCGAGAGCTCCGGCGTATTTTCCTTGCGGGAGAGGGGCGAGATTTGCTGCAGCCGCTCCAAGGCATCCATGCCAATGGCCGTGCTCAGAAACGGCTGCCCGGCCGCTACCGTACGGATAGCGTAGGCCAGCTCGGCGGCATCGGCGGTTTTCAGGCTGTAGCCTAAAGCCCCCGCGGCCAGCATGCTACTCACCGACTGCTCGTGGTCCAGCATAGACAGGGCCAGTACTTTCACCTGGGGGAATCGGCTCAGCAAAAGTGGGAGCGTAGAAAGCCCATCCAGCACGGGCATGGCCACATCCAGCAAAATCACATCGGCTGGGGTGTGCTCCAGCATATCCAATAGTTCCTGGCCATTGCCAGCTTCCCCTACCACCTCTACTTCTGGCACCTTTCCCAGCAATGACCGAATGCCATTGCGGAGGAGAGTATGATCATCAGTAAGTATAACACGAATCATGCGCGTACCTTTAAAGTATCTGAATTGAATCAGCCACGATACTCGTTGGCACGGAAGTCCGCCCTTGGTGGGCGGCCGCAGTGCAGAAACAAGTAACGCCTGCGGAATAAACTGTAAAAAGTAGCCCCGGCGGGAATCGAACCCACATCAAAAGTTTAGGAAACTTCTATTCTATCCGTTGAACTACGGGGCCAGCGGGTTTGCGCGTAAAGGTAACCGGAAACACACTGGTGTGCCAAACCTGCGCCACAACGCCCCGCGTATCCGGTAATCTTTCGCATATTCACCCTCTATGGGCTTACTTGATGATATACGTGCCGCGCGGCGCACCGTGGGCAGCCGGGTGGCCGTGCCGGAGCCACAGCCCGCGTTGCTTTTCATCCCCGATATCAGCGGCTTTACCCAGTTTATTGAAAACTCAGGCAGCCCCCTGGCGCCCTGGCTGATTGCCGATTTGCTGGAAGTACTCATTGAAGGCAATATGCTGGATATGCAGGTGAGTGAGATTCAGGGCGATGCTATTCTGTTTTACCGGCTGGGCCGGCCCCCGGCCATTGCGGAGGTAGTGGCGCAATGCCGCCGCATGTTCCTTGATTTTCAGAACTACCTGCGGTTGGTAGAGCGGGATGCCGGCTCAGCCCTAGGCGCGGCCCTGCTGGCCAACGAGCTGACGCTGAAAATCATTGTGCATTATGGGCAGGTGCACGTGGCCCAGATCCGGCAGTACACCAAGCTCATGGGCCGCGACGTAATTGTGGTGCACCGGCTGCTTAAAAACGACATTATGGGTGGGGAGTACGCCCTGCTCTCCGATGGCTACCTGAATACGCAGCCGCCGGCGGCTATTCGGGGCAGCTTTTCCTGGACGCGCCTGCTTCACGGCTTAACTACTTACGATGTGCTGGGGGCTATTTCCTACCGCTACGCCCACCTCACACCCCTGCGCCTGCTGGTAGACCGGCACGGCCAGGCCCGTCCGGCTGGCACCCAGGCCAACGCCGTGGTGGTGCGCCGCGTGCTGCCGGTGCCCGCAGGCTATGCGCTGCGGATAGTGAGCAACCTGCGGCTGCGCTGCCGCTGGCTGCAGGGCGCGCACTCCGTGGAGTATGACCGAACCAAGGCCAACCGCCTGGGCACCAACTACCGTATTGGCCTGAACCGTGGCGAGATAAACGTGCAGGCCGTGCAGCGCTTTGAGCAGGGCGAGCGGCTGGAATACGTAGAGAAGATTTCCCACTTCCGCATATTCCCCAACTCGCTGCTGTTCTTTTTTCTGGAGGAGGTTTCTGACCAGGCCTGCCTGCTCACCTTGGAGTTTCGCTACGGCCATATTGCGGGGGCTTCTGCGCTTATCCGGTTTGGGCAGCTGCGGCGGCTGCAGCGCTTTCTGGGGGCCTCCATCCGGCAGCTGGAAGTTATCTGCAACCAGATGCGGGAGCGGCAACGGGCGAAAGAGACTCCCCCGGAAAAATAAAATGCCCGGCCACCACACGGGCAGCCGGGCATTTTATGCTCCCTGCTAAGCAGGGCTACATTTTATACAGTAGCACAATGCCGAAGGAAATGGTTGTCAGAATCAGGCCAACCATAAAAATGGTGTAGCTGATGCGCAGCAGCCGGTATTTACGGGCCAGCACCTCGCCCAGGTAGTAAATATCCGTCACCATGTTGGTGTAGAGCTTTTCTTTCTGGCGCATCAACTCGTTCATGCCGCCTTGGAAATCATCCAGATTCAGCTTGGTGAAGTTGCCGAAGAACAGCAGGTTGACGCGCCGGTTAGTAGCTACCTGCGGGCTGCGGCTCAGCCACTTAAAGCTGGTTACATCGGGTTGGGCCGAAAGGATGGCCGATACCACCGAGCCCAGCGCCGTGGCCAGCAGAATGCCCATGGGCACGGTCAGGATGGGGTTTTTTGTGAAAGCCGGCCCCAACGCCGTAGACTTGGCGCCCAGGTAGGTGATGATAACCGACATAATAACCGCATTCAGGCTGATCATCATGTTCGCCTTTTTATCGGCCATGTCTGACAGCTTCATGTGGTTGCTGTACGTGGTTCGGAACATGGTTTCCACGCCGCGCTTGGGCTCGGCAAAGGTGTCGGTGGCCTCTTTATCTTTCTTCTTGGCCTTTTTCTCGGTCTTTTTGAGCTGCTTGCGCTGCGCCTTAATATTATCCTTCAGCTGCTCTTTGTAGCGCTCCTTGCCGGTATCACTGAGAAACTTAAAGGTGAGCAGGAAATCCAGCTGATATTCGGCCCACTCCGGGGTGCTGTATGTTTTGCCCAGGGCAGCTTCCCACTCGGCGCGCAGTATCTCGGCGTTGCTCAGGAAATCTTCCCGCCCCAGGCTGCTCATATCGGCATCCATGAGCAGCTTCTGCATCTCGGTTTCGCAGGTTTCGTCGCGGTGCGTGGCTTTGATGAGGTCTTTCACCACGGCAATACGCTCGGGCGGGTAGCTCTGCTCCGTCAGCCACTGCTCGGCTATGGCCATGCTCCGGTACTCGTGCCCATCGTAGACTTCGGTATAGCCGGTATCGTGAAACCAGGCTGCCAGTAGCAGCATTTCCAGATCGGTGGCGGAAAGGCCCGCCGCCTG carries:
- a CDS encoding sensor histidine kinase, giving the protein MTLRAKFLLFAIIIHGVLVALAWQVLRQNTVLFISAELLLLVSVVLTVHLYRGFVRPFQLIAAGTEAIKAKDFSTKFMPVNQREMDQLIEVYNHMIDELRQERITQHEKSFLLEHLIQASPAGILLLNFDGRIESVNPAAARMLQLPAPALVGQLPAALPGDWGPALSSLQPGHPQVVQLSGVQTYRAHTSHFLDRGFTRYFILLEELTQDLIRQEKQAYEKLIRMMSHEVNNSIGAVNSILQSFHYYAPQLADEDRADFTEALEVSVNRSTHLANFIANFANLVRLPPPTLRPVDVHELLKSTCRLLQVQSENRNIRWHWELTPGPLFVALDGQQLEQALLNIGKNALEAIGEDGNIWVRTTASPPTVVLENDGPGIPPEVQRRLFTPFYSTKRDGQGIGLTLIRDILLQHHFPFSLKTQPNGRTAFSIELTATE
- a CDS encoding DUF1345 domain-containing protein; this encodes MRQSVLSTYLMHHIGALPSLVRVGLAGALAVVTFLLVQHQPHLTTRLLAAWNAFAFTCLVLIWSAVFTAEPDHIRKVAVSEDPGRTVLFIFVLVGILASLVAVVALLRAMRNLPPELLQTNVGLSILAVAFAWLLLHTLFTLHYAHLYYAPTDVEEEGGLQFPGNTPDPNYLDFAYFSFTIGMTAQTSDIGVSSQHIRRLVLVHGLLSFIFNTALVAMTISGLASTL
- a CDS encoding response regulator gives rise to the protein MIRVILTDDHTLLRNGIRSLLGKVPEVEVVGEAGNGQELLDMLEHTPADVILLDVAMPVLDGLSTLPLLLSRFPQVKVLALSMLDHEQSVSSMLAAGALGYSLKTADAAELAYAIRTVAAGQPFLSTAIGMDALERLQQISPLSRKENTPELSARELEVLILMGDGLTTNEIAEQLYTSKRTIDSHRQNILDKLQVKNTAALIKYAVRHGIIA
- a CDS encoding DUF2652 domain-containing protein — its product is MGLLDDIRAARRTVGSRVAVPEPQPALLFIPDISGFTQFIENSGSPLAPWLIADLLEVLIEGNMLDMQVSEIQGDAILFYRLGRPPAIAEVVAQCRRMFLDFQNYLRLVERDAGSALGAALLANELTLKIIVHYGQVHVAQIRQYTKLMGRDVIVVHRLLKNDIMGGEYALLSDGYLNTQPPAAIRGSFSWTRLLHGLTTYDVLGAISYRYAHLTPLRLLVDRHGQARPAGTQANAVVVRRVLPVPAGYALRIVSNLRLRCRWLQGAHSVEYDRTKANRLGTNYRIGLNRGEINVQAVQRFEQGERLEYVEKISHFRIFPNSLLFFFLEEVSDQACLLTLEFRYGHIAGASALIRFGQLRRLQRFLGASIRQLEVICNQMRERQRAKETPPEK
- a CDS encoding Pycsar system effector family protein codes for the protein MEASETISVAKTEIVKKAKKFIEVFFEEKLPKQLVYHSFKHTATTVKEAAALGQAAGLSATDLEMLLLAAWFHDTGYTEVYDGHEYRSMAIAEQWLTEQSYPPERIAVVKDLIKATHRDETCETEMQKLLMDADMSSLGREDFLSNAEILRAEWEAALGKTYSTPEWAEYQLDFLLTFKFLSDTGKERYKEQLKDNIKAQRKQLKKTEKKAKKKDKEATDTFAEPKRGVETMFRTTYSNHMKLSDMADKKANMMISLNAVIMSVIITYLGAKSTALGPAFTKNPILTVPMGILLATALGSVVSAILSAQPDVTSFKWLSRSPQVATNRRVNLLFFGNFTKLNLDDFQGGMNELMRQKEKLYTNMVTDIYYLGEVLARKYRLLRISYTIFMVGLILTTISFGIVLLYKM